The proteins below are encoded in one region of Puntigrus tetrazona isolate hp1 chromosome 5, ASM1883169v1, whole genome shotgun sequence:
- the chmp1b gene encoding charged multivesicular body protein 1b — protein sequence MPNMEKNLFNLKFAAKELQRSSKKCDKEEKAEKAKVKKAIQKGNMEVARIHAENAIRQKNQSVNFLRMSARVDAVAARVQTAVTMNQVTKSMAGVVKGMDATLKSMNLEKISALMDKFERQFETLDVQTAQMEDTMSSTTTLTTPQGQVDSLMMEMADEAGLDLNMELPQGQTGSVGTSVASAEQDELSQRLAKLRDQV from the exons AGAATTTGTTTAACCTCAAGTTTGCAGCCAAAGAACTTCAGCGTAGCTCCAAGAAATGCGACAAAGAAGAGAAAGCAGAGAAGGCCAAGGTCAAGAAG GCAATCCAGAAGGGCAATATGGAGGTTGCCCGGATACATGCTGAAAATGCCATTCGCCAGAAGAACCAATCAGTGAACTTCCTCAGAATGAGCGCAAGAGTGGATGCGGTTGCCGCACGAGTACAGACAGCAGTCACCATGAACCAG gTCACCAAATCTATGGCTGGGGTGGTGAAGGGAATGGATGCAACTCTGAAGAGCATGAACCTTGAGAAG atttcCGCTCTAATGGATAAATTTGAGCGTCAATTTGAAACTCTGGACGTACAGACGGCTCAGATGGAAGACACAATGAGCAGCACCACAACACTCACTACACCACAGGGTCAAGTTGATTCTCTGATGATGGAAATGGCGGATGAGGCCGG gCTGGACCTCAACATGGAGCTTCCTCAAGGTCAGACAGGATCAGTGGGAACCAGTGTAGCATCTGCAGAACAg GATGAGCTCTCTCAGAGACTGGCCAAACTCAGAGACCAGGTTTAA